The Montipora foliosa isolate CH-2021 chromosome 1, ASM3666993v2, whole genome shotgun sequence genome has a window encoding:
- the LOC137997649 gene encoding phosphatidylinositol glycan anchor biosynthesis class U protein-like translates to MADFGRVSPLFLLALMSRLFLIYSPVKFWLINRIELSTPLTSWSRVQEGLYLVENGVSPYSGDVVHESPLVLAVFLGLQQVSELLFPLLFVVGDLLIGWLLYKLAVLHCNMLQEEQTKHLKHYATTAETVLIKEESLNDVPLLVSSIYLLNPYTIGSCVAHSTLVFTNLSVTIALFYAMKGSVLLSTLGVALGAYHSLYPITLLPPVVLILIKVRSVELEFNRKVVVFALSIIGSFVMWTAFLLVLSYQMFNSWDFLIATHGFILQVSDLTPNMGLFWYFFTEMFDHFRNFFLWVFQLNAFIYCIPLTIKLRKNPTLLACMMSSVMAVMKSYPALGDSALSFALLALWVHVFPYLRNTFLVSCMLLCSSFLAPVFWHLWIYAGSANANFFFATTLAYSTAQILLMSDVLFAFLRREYDLYHGIYPPIMQGEPGVVILR, encoded by the exons atggcggacttcGGAAGAGTTTCCCCGTTGTTCTTGTTAGCTTTAATGTCGCGCTTATTCCTCATCTACAGTCCAGTGAAGTTCTGGCTAATCAACAGAATAGAGCTTTCAACTCCTTTGACTTCGTGGAGTAGAG tccAAGAAGGCCTCTATCTTGTTGAAAATGGAGTATCACCATACTCTGGAGATGTTGTACATGAG aGTCCCTTGGTGTTGGCAGTTTTCCTTGGACTACAGCAAGTGTCTGAGTTACTCTTCCCGCTTTTATTTGTG GTAGGTGATCTCCTTATTGGTTGGCTTCTTTACAAGCTTGCTGTTCTTCACTGTAATATGCTG CAAGAAGAGCAGACAAAACACTTAAAGCACTATGCCACAACCGCAGAAACTGTCCTGATCAAGGAAGAAAGTTTAAATGACGTACCCTTGTTAGTTTCATCCAT TTATTTGTTGAATCCTTATACCATTGGCTCATGTGTAGCACATTCTACTTTGGTGTTCACAAATTTATCAGTCACAATAGCATTGTTCTACGCCATGAAAG GAAGTGTTCTTCTCAGTACGCTTGGCGTTGCTCTTGGGGCTTACCATTCTCTGTATCCTATCACTTTGTTACCTCCAGTAGTACTTATACTAATTAAG GTTCGGTCTGTTGAGCTTGAATTCAACAGGAAGGTTGTTGTTTTTGCCTTGAGTATTATTGGTTCTTTTGTCATGTGGACAGCGTTCTTGTTGGTATTGTCATATCAAATGTTCAATTCCTGGGACTTCCTCATAGCTACCCATGGATTTAT TCTTCAGGTGTCGGATCTTACACCTAACATGGGCCTGTTTTGGTATTTCTTCACTGAGATGTTCGACCATTttcggaatttttttctttgggtttttCAATTGAATGCCTTTATCTACTGCATTCCCTTGACTATCAAGTTGAG GAAAAACCCCACATTACTTGCCTGTATGATGTCTTCTGTGATGGCTGTTATGAAGTCCTATCCAGCTTTGGGTGATTCCGCATTGTCGTTTGCCCTTCTTGCGCTGTGGGTGCACGTGTTTCCCT ATCTGAGGAACACCTTTCTGGTATCGTGTATGCTTCTCTGTAGCTCATTTCTGGCCCCAGTCTTCTGGCATTTATGGATTTACGCGGGCAGTGCCAACGCTAATTTCTTCTTTGCTACAACACTCGCATACTCGACAGCTCAG ATCCTACTCATGTCGGATGTGTTATTCGCGTTTCTTCGTCGTGAATATGATCTTTACCATGGGATATACCCACCCATCATGCAAGGCGAGCCTGGTGTGGTCATTTTGCGGTGA